A genomic stretch from Astatotilapia calliptera chromosome 4, fAstCal1.2, whole genome shotgun sequence includes:
- the usp7 gene encoding ubiquitin carboxyl-terminal hydrolase 7 isoform X1 has protein sequence MNHHHHTQQQQQQKAGEQQLSEPEDMEMEAGDTDDPPRIPANPVINGNVAMADGHNNTEEDMEDDTSWRSEATFRFVVERFSRLSESVLSPSCFVRNLPWKIMVMPRFYPDRPHQKSVGFFLQCNAESDSTSWSCHAQAMLKIINHKDDEKSFSRRISHLFFHKENDWGFSNFMSWSDVTDPERGFIDDDKVTFEVYVQADAPHGVAWDSKKHTGYVGLKNQGATCYMNSLLQTLFFTNQLRRAVYMMPTEGDDSSKSVPLALQRVFYELQHSDKPVGTKKLTKSFGWETLDSFMQHDVQELCRVLLDNVENKMKGTCVEGTIPKLFRGKMVSYIQCKHVDYRSERIEDYYDIQLSIKGKKNIFESFKDYVATEQLDGDNKYDAGEHGLQEAEKGVKFLTFPPILHLQLMRFMYDPQTDQNIKINDRFEFPDQLPLDEFLQKPDSKDPANYILHAVLVHSGDNHGGHYVVYLNPKGDGKVSVKDPIWCKFDDDVVSRCTKEEAIEHNYGGHDDDLSVRHCTNAYMLVYIRESKLSEVLQPMTDVDIPQQLVERLQEEKRVEAQKRKERQEAHLYMQVQMVTEDQFCGHQGNDMYDEEKVKYTVFKVLKSSTLQEFVQNLSQTMGFPQDQMRLWPMQARSNGTKRPAMLDYEADCNKSMIDLSDNENPWTIFLETVDPEMAASGATLPKFDKDHDVMLFLKMYDPKTRSLNYCGHIYTPISCKIRDLLPVMCERAGFQQETSLILYEEVKPNLTERIQDYDVSLDKALDELMDGDIIVFQKDDPENDSSELPTAKDYFRDLYHRVDVIFCDKTIHNDPGFVVTLSNRMNYFQVAKTVAQRLNTDPMLLQFFKSQGDGPGNPLRHNYEGTLRDLLQFFKPRQPKKLYYQQLKMKITDFENRRSFKSIWLNSQFREEEITLYPDKHGCVRDLLEECKKAVELSENGSEKLRLLEIVSYKIIGVHQEDELLECLSPAASRTFRIEEIPLDQVDLDKDTEMLIPVAHFHKEVFGTFGIPFLLKIRQGESFREVMRRIQTMLDIQEKEFEKFKFAIVMMGRHQYINEDEYEVNLKDFEPQPGNMSHPRPWLGLDHFNKAPKRGRYTYLEKAIKIHN, from the exons ATGAACCACCATCACCacacgcagcagcagcagcaacagaaagCCGGCGAGCAGCAGCTCAGTGAACCGGAGGACATGGAGATGGAAG CTGGGGATACAGATGATCCTCCAAGAATCCCCGCCAACCCAGTGATCAATGGTAACGTGGCCATGGCAGACGGACACAACAATACAGAGGAGGACATGGAGGATG ACACTAGCTGGCGGTCGGAGGCGACCTTCCGGTTCGTGGTGGAGCGCTTCAGCCGCCTGAGCGAGTCAGTGCTCAGCCCGTCCTGCTTTGTCCGGAACCTTCCCTGGAAGATAATGGTGATGCCGCGCTTCTATCCTGACCGACCACACCAGAAGAGCGTGGGCTTCTTCCTGCAGTGTAATGCAGAGTCAGATTCCAC GTCATGGTCTTGCCACGCACAGGCCATGCTAAAGATCATTAACCACAAAGACGACGAGAAGTCATTCAGCCGCAGGATCAGTCACCTGTTCTTCCACAAAGAGAACGATTGGGGTTTCTCCAACTTTATGTCCTGGAGT GATGTGACCGATCCAGAGAGGGGCTTCATCGACGACGACAAAGTTACATTCGAAGTCTACGTCCAGGCGGATGCCCCACACGGAGTGGC CTGGGattcaaagaaacacacaggctATGTTGGACTTAAGAACCAAGGAGCGACCTGCTACATGAACAGCCTGCTACAGACACTCTTCTTCACCAACCAGCTACGACGG GCGGTCTACATGATGCCCACAGAAGGAGATGACTCCTCTAAGAGCGTCCCCCTGGCACTGCAGAGGGTTTTCTACGAGCTGCAACACAGCGACAAACCGGTTGGCACCAAGAAGCTCACGAAGTCCTTTGG GTGGGAAACACTAGATAGCTTCATGCAACATGATGTGCAGGAGCTGTGCAGAGTG CTCCTGGACAACGTAGAGAACAAAATGAAAGGCACTTGTGTTGAGGGAACAATCCCAAAGCTCTTCAGAGGAAAGATGGTG TCATATATCCAGTGTAAGCATGTGGACTACAGGTCTGAGCGGATAGAGGACTACTATGACATCCAGCTTAGcataaaaggaaagaagaacA TCTTTGAGTCATTCAAAGATTATGTGGCAACCGAGCAGTTAGATGGAGACAACAAATATGACGCAGGAGAACACGGGCTGCAG GAAGCAGAAAAGGGAGTGAAGTTCCTCACCTTCCCTCCGATCCTCCATCTGCAGCTGATGAGGTTCATGTACGACCCACAGACCGACCAAAACATCAAGATCAATGACag ATTTGAGTTTCCAGACCAGTTACCTCTGGACGAGTTCCTCCAGAAGCCAGACTCAAAGGACCCAGCCAACTACATCCTCCACGCTGTGCTAGTCCACAGCGGGGACAACCATGGCGGTCACTACGTCGTCTATCTTAACCCCAAAGGAGACGGCAAAGTGAGTGTCAAGGATCCAATA TGGTGCAAGTTTGATGATGACGTAGTGTCACGATGCACCAAGGAGGAGGCCATAGAACACAACTACGGCGGACACGACGATGACCTCTCCGTCCGCCACTGCACCAACGCGTACATGTTGGTCTACATCCGTGAGTCCAAGCTCA GCGAGGTGCTCCAGCCGATGACCGACGTGGACATCCCCCAGCAACTGGTGGAGCGtctgcaggaggagaagagggtgGAGGCACAGAAGAGGAAGGAACGCCAAGAGGCTCACCTCTACATGCAGGTCCAG ATGGTGACCGAGGACCAGTTTTGCGGTCATCAGGGCAACGACATGTACGACGAGGAGAAAGTGAAGTACACGGTCTTCAAGGTCCTGAAGAGCTCCACGCTGCAAGAGTTTGTCCAGAACCTCTCCCAGACCATG GGTTTTCCACAGGACCAGATGAGGCTCTGGCCCATGCAGGCCCGTAGCAACGGAACCAAGCGACCTGCCATGCTCGACTACGAGGCCGATTGCAACAAGTCG atgaTCGACTTGAGTGACAATGAGAACCCCTGGACAATATTTTTGGAGACTGTAGATCCAGAGATGGCAGCCAGTGGGGCCACGTTACCCAAGTTTGATAAAGACC ATGATGTCATGTTGTTCTTGAAGATGTATGACCCCAAAACCAGAAGCTTAAATTATTGTGGACATATCTACACACCTATATCCTGCAAAATAA GAGACCTGCTGCCAGTCATGTGTGAGAGAGCAGGATTTCAGCAGGAAACTAGCCTTATCCTCTATGAG GAAGTAAAGCCCAATCTAACAGAGCGGATACAGGACTATGATGTCTCTCTGGACAAGGCCCTGGACGAGCTCATGGACGGGGACATCATTGTCTTCCAGAA GGACGACCCAGAGAACGACAGCAGCGAGCTGCCTACGGCCAAGGACTACTTCCGGGATCTCTACCACCGGGTGGACGTCATTTTCTGCGACAAGACCATCCACAACGACCCCGGCTTTGTGGTCACACTGTCGAACCGCATGAACTATTTTCAG gTGGCTAAGACTGTAGCGCAGAGGTTGAACACAGATCCCATGCTACTGCAGTTCTTCAAGTCACAGGG GGACGGTCCAGGGAATCCTCTCAGACACAACTATGAGGGAACGCTGCGGGACCTGCTGCAATTCTTCAAGCCTCGGCAGCCCAAGAAACTCTACTACCAGCAG TTAAAGATGAAGATAACAGACTTTGAGAACAGGAGGAGTTTTAAATCCATATGGCTCAACAGCCAGTTCAGAGAGGAG GAGATTACTCTTTACCCTGACAAGCACGGCTGTGTGCGGGACCTTTTGGAAGAATGTAAAAAGGCTGTGGAGCTGTCTGAAAATGGCTCTGAGAAGCTCAG GCTGTTAGAGATAGTAAGCTATAAAATCATCGGAGTTCACCAGGAGGACGAGCTGCTAGAATGTTTATCTCCTGCTGCCAGCCGCACCTTCAGAATAGAG GAGATTCCTTTGGACCAGGTGGACTTGGATAAGGACACTGAAATGCTAATCCCTGTTGCTCACTTCCATAAGGAGGTCTTTGGCACCTTTGGGATTCCCTTCTTGCTCAAGATCagacag GGTGAGTCGTTTCGGGAGGTGATGAGGAGGATCCAGACCATGCTGGACATCCAGGAGAAAGAGTTTGAGAAG ttcaAGTTTGCAATTGTGATGATGGGTCGGCATCAGTACATCAATGAGGATGAGTACGAGGTCAACCTGAAGGACTTTGAACCACAGCCAG GTAACATGTCCCACCCGCGCCCCTGGCTAGGGTTGGATCATTTCAACAAAGCTCCAAAGAGAGGTCGCTACACCTACCTGGAGAAAGCAATCAAGATCCACAACTAA
- the usp7 gene encoding ubiquitin carboxyl-terminal hydrolase 7 isoform X4: MNHHHHTQQQQQQKAGEQQLSEPEDMEMEAGDTDDPPRIPANPVINGNVAMADGHNNTEEDMEDDTSWRSEATFRFVVERFSRLSESVLSPSCFVRNLPWKIMVMPRFYPDRPHQKSVGFFLQCNAESDSTSWSCHAQAMLKIINHKDDEKSFSRRISHLFFHKENDWGFSNFMSWSDVTDPERGFIDDDKVTFEVYVQADAPHGVAWDSKKHTGYVGLKNQGATCYMNSLLQTLFFTNQLRRAVYMMPTEGDDSSKSVPLALQRVFYELQHSDKPVGTKKLTKSFGWETLDSFMQHDVQELCRVLLDNVENKMKGTCVEGTIPKLFRGKMVSYIQCKHVDYRSERIEDYYDIQLSIKGKKNIFESFKDYVATEQLDGDNKYDAGEHGLQEAEKGVKFLTFPPILHLQLMRFMYDPQTDQNIKINDRFEFPDQLPLDEFLQKPDSKDPANYILHAVLVHSGDNHGGHYVVYLNPKGDGKVSVKDPIWCKFDDDVVSRCTKEEAIEHNYGGHDDDLSVRHCTNAYMLVYIRESKLSEVLQPMTDVDIPQQLVERLQEEKRVEAQKRKERQEAHLYMQVQMVTEDQFCGHQGNDMYDEEKVKYTVFKVLKSSTLQEFVQNLSQTMGFPQDQMRLWPMQARSNGTKRPAMLDYEADCNKSMIDLSDNENPWTIFLETVDPEMAASGATLPKFDKDHDVMLFLKMYDPKTRSLNYCGHIYTPISCKIRDLLPVMCERAGFQQETSLILYEEVKPNLTERIQDYDVSLDKALDELMDGDIIVFQKDDPENDSSELPTAKDYFRDLYHRVDVIFCDKTIHNDPGFVVTLSNRMNYFQVAKTVAQRLNTDPMLLQFFKSQGYRDGPGNPLRHNYEGTLRDLLQFFKPRQPKKLYYQQLKMKITDFENRRSFKSIWLNSQFREEEITLYPDKHGCVRDLLEECKKAVELSENGSEKLRLLEIVSYKIIGVHQEDELLECLSPAASRTFRIEEIPLDQVDLDKDTEMLIPVAHFHKEVFGTFGIPFLLKIRQGESFREVMRRIQTMLDIQEKEFEKFKFAIVMMGRHQYINEDEYEVNLKDFEPQPGNMSHPRPWLGLDHFNKAPKRGRYTYLEKAIKIHN; this comes from the exons ATGAACCACCATCACCacacgcagcagcagcagcaacagaaagCCGGCGAGCAGCAGCTCAGTGAACCGGAGGACATGGAGATGGAAG CTGGGGATACAGATGATCCTCCAAGAATCCCCGCCAACCCAGTGATCAATGGTAACGTGGCCATGGCAGACGGACACAACAATACAGAGGAGGACATGGAGGATG ACACTAGCTGGCGGTCGGAGGCGACCTTCCGGTTCGTGGTGGAGCGCTTCAGCCGCCTGAGCGAGTCAGTGCTCAGCCCGTCCTGCTTTGTCCGGAACCTTCCCTGGAAGATAATGGTGATGCCGCGCTTCTATCCTGACCGACCACACCAGAAGAGCGTGGGCTTCTTCCTGCAGTGTAATGCAGAGTCAGATTCCAC GTCATGGTCTTGCCACGCACAGGCCATGCTAAAGATCATTAACCACAAAGACGACGAGAAGTCATTCAGCCGCAGGATCAGTCACCTGTTCTTCCACAAAGAGAACGATTGGGGTTTCTCCAACTTTATGTCCTGGAGT GATGTGACCGATCCAGAGAGGGGCTTCATCGACGACGACAAAGTTACATTCGAAGTCTACGTCCAGGCGGATGCCCCACACGGAGTGGC CTGGGattcaaagaaacacacaggctATGTTGGACTTAAGAACCAAGGAGCGACCTGCTACATGAACAGCCTGCTACAGACACTCTTCTTCACCAACCAGCTACGACGG GCGGTCTACATGATGCCCACAGAAGGAGATGACTCCTCTAAGAGCGTCCCCCTGGCACTGCAGAGGGTTTTCTACGAGCTGCAACACAGCGACAAACCGGTTGGCACCAAGAAGCTCACGAAGTCCTTTGG GTGGGAAACACTAGATAGCTTCATGCAACATGATGTGCAGGAGCTGTGCAGAGTG CTCCTGGACAACGTAGAGAACAAAATGAAAGGCACTTGTGTTGAGGGAACAATCCCAAAGCTCTTCAGAGGAAAGATGGTG TCATATATCCAGTGTAAGCATGTGGACTACAGGTCTGAGCGGATAGAGGACTACTATGACATCCAGCTTAGcataaaaggaaagaagaacA TCTTTGAGTCATTCAAAGATTATGTGGCAACCGAGCAGTTAGATGGAGACAACAAATATGACGCAGGAGAACACGGGCTGCAG GAAGCAGAAAAGGGAGTGAAGTTCCTCACCTTCCCTCCGATCCTCCATCTGCAGCTGATGAGGTTCATGTACGACCCACAGACCGACCAAAACATCAAGATCAATGACag ATTTGAGTTTCCAGACCAGTTACCTCTGGACGAGTTCCTCCAGAAGCCAGACTCAAAGGACCCAGCCAACTACATCCTCCACGCTGTGCTAGTCCACAGCGGGGACAACCATGGCGGTCACTACGTCGTCTATCTTAACCCCAAAGGAGACGGCAAAGTGAGTGTCAAGGATCCAATA TGGTGCAAGTTTGATGATGACGTAGTGTCACGATGCACCAAGGAGGAGGCCATAGAACACAACTACGGCGGACACGACGATGACCTCTCCGTCCGCCACTGCACCAACGCGTACATGTTGGTCTACATCCGTGAGTCCAAGCTCA GCGAGGTGCTCCAGCCGATGACCGACGTGGACATCCCCCAGCAACTGGTGGAGCGtctgcaggaggagaagagggtgGAGGCACAGAAGAGGAAGGAACGCCAAGAGGCTCACCTCTACATGCAGGTCCAG ATGGTGACCGAGGACCAGTTTTGCGGTCATCAGGGCAACGACATGTACGACGAGGAGAAAGTGAAGTACACGGTCTTCAAGGTCCTGAAGAGCTCCACGCTGCAAGAGTTTGTCCAGAACCTCTCCCAGACCATG GGTTTTCCACAGGACCAGATGAGGCTCTGGCCCATGCAGGCCCGTAGCAACGGAACCAAGCGACCTGCCATGCTCGACTACGAGGCCGATTGCAACAAGTCG atgaTCGACTTGAGTGACAATGAGAACCCCTGGACAATATTTTTGGAGACTGTAGATCCAGAGATGGCAGCCAGTGGGGCCACGTTACCCAAGTTTGATAAAGACC ATGATGTCATGTTGTTCTTGAAGATGTATGACCCCAAAACCAGAAGCTTAAATTATTGTGGACATATCTACACACCTATATCCTGCAAAATAA GAGACCTGCTGCCAGTCATGTGTGAGAGAGCAGGATTTCAGCAGGAAACTAGCCTTATCCTCTATGAG GAAGTAAAGCCCAATCTAACAGAGCGGATACAGGACTATGATGTCTCTCTGGACAAGGCCCTGGACGAGCTCATGGACGGGGACATCATTGTCTTCCAGAA GGACGACCCAGAGAACGACAGCAGCGAGCTGCCTACGGCCAAGGACTACTTCCGGGATCTCTACCACCGGGTGGACGTCATTTTCTGCGACAAGACCATCCACAACGACCCCGGCTTTGTGGTCACACTGTCGAACCGCATGAACTATTTTCAG gTGGCTAAGACTGTAGCGCAGAGGTTGAACACAGATCCCATGCTACTGCAGTTCTTCAAGTCACAGGG GTACAGGGACGGTCCAGGGAATCCTCTCAGACACAACTATGAGGGAACGCTGCGGGACCTGCTGCAATTCTTCAAGCCTCGGCAGCCCAAGAAACTCTACTACCAGCAG TTAAAGATGAAGATAACAGACTTTGAGAACAGGAGGAGTTTTAAATCCATATGGCTCAACAGCCAGTTCAGAGAGGAG GAGATTACTCTTTACCCTGACAAGCACGGCTGTGTGCGGGACCTTTTGGAAGAATGTAAAAAGGCTGTGGAGCTGTCTGAAAATGGCTCTGAGAAGCTCAG GCTGTTAGAGATAGTAAGCTATAAAATCATCGGAGTTCACCAGGAGGACGAGCTGCTAGAATGTTTATCTCCTGCTGCCAGCCGCACCTTCAGAATAGAG GAGATTCCTTTGGACCAGGTGGACTTGGATAAGGACACTGAAATGCTAATCCCTGTTGCTCACTTCCATAAGGAGGTCTTTGGCACCTTTGGGATTCCCTTCTTGCTCAAGATCagacag GGTGAGTCGTTTCGGGAGGTGATGAGGAGGATCCAGACCATGCTGGACATCCAGGAGAAAGAGTTTGAGAAG ttcaAGTTTGCAATTGTGATGATGGGTCGGCATCAGTACATCAATGAGGATGAGTACGAGGTCAACCTGAAGGACTTTGAACCACAGCCAG GTAACATGTCCCACCCGCGCCCCTGGCTAGGGTTGGATCATTTCAACAAAGCTCCAAAGAGAGGTCGCTACACCTACCTGGAGAAAGCAATCAAGATCCACAACTAA
- the usp7 gene encoding ubiquitin carboxyl-terminal hydrolase 7 isoform X2 — protein sequence MNHHHHTQQQQQQKAGEQQLSEPEDMEMEAGDTDDPPRIPANPVINGNVAMADGHNNTEEDMEDDTSWRSEATFRFVVERFSRLSESVLSPSCFVRNLPWKIMVMPRFYPDRPHQKSVGFFLQCNAESDSTSWSCHAQAMLKIINHKDDEKSFSRRISHLFFHKENDWGFSNFMSWSDVTDPERGFIDDDKVTFEVYVQADAPHGVAWDSKKHTGYVGLKNQGATCYMNSLLQTLFFTNQLRRAVYMMPTEGDDSSKSVPLALQRVFYELQHSDKPVGTKKLTKSFGWETLDSFMQHDVQELCRVLLDNVENKMKGTCVEGTIPKLFRGKMVSYIQCKHVDYRSERIEDYYDIQLSIKGKKNIFESFKDYVATEQLDGDNKYDAGEHGLQEAEKGVKFLTFPPILHLQLMRFMYDPQTDQNIKINDRFEFPDQLPLDEFLQKPDSKDPANYILHAVLVHSGDNHGGHYVVYLNPKGDGKWCKFDDDVVSRCTKEEAIEHNYGGHDDDLSVRHCTNAYMLVYIRESKLSEVLQPMTDVDIPQQLVERLQEEKRVEAQKRKERQEAHLYMQVQMVTEDQFCGHQGNDMYDEEKVKYTVFKVLKSSTLQEFVQNLSQTMGFPQDQMRLWPMQARSNGTKRPAMLDYEADCNKSMIDLSDNENPWTIFLETVDPEMAASGATLPKFDKDHDVMLFLKMYDPKTRSLNYCGHIYTPISCKIRDLLPVMCERAGFQQETSLILYEEVKPNLTERIQDYDVSLDKALDELMDGDIIVFQKDDPENDSSELPTAKDYFRDLYHRVDVIFCDKTIHNDPGFVVTLSNRMNYFQVAKTVAQRLNTDPMLLQFFKSQGYRDGPGNPLRHNYEGTLRDLLQFFKPRQPKKLYYQQLKMKITDFENRRSFKSIWLNSQFREEEITLYPDKHGCVRDLLEECKKAVELSENGSEKLRLLEIVSYKIIGVHQEDELLECLSPAASRTFRIEEIPLDQVDLDKDTEMLIPVAHFHKEVFGTFGIPFLLKIRQGESFREVMRRIQTMLDIQEKEFEKFKFAIVMMGRHQYINEDEYEVNLKDFEPQPGNMSHPRPWLGLDHFNKAPKRGRYTYLEKAIKIHN from the exons ATGAACCACCATCACCacacgcagcagcagcagcaacagaaagCCGGCGAGCAGCAGCTCAGTGAACCGGAGGACATGGAGATGGAAG CTGGGGATACAGATGATCCTCCAAGAATCCCCGCCAACCCAGTGATCAATGGTAACGTGGCCATGGCAGACGGACACAACAATACAGAGGAGGACATGGAGGATG ACACTAGCTGGCGGTCGGAGGCGACCTTCCGGTTCGTGGTGGAGCGCTTCAGCCGCCTGAGCGAGTCAGTGCTCAGCCCGTCCTGCTTTGTCCGGAACCTTCCCTGGAAGATAATGGTGATGCCGCGCTTCTATCCTGACCGACCACACCAGAAGAGCGTGGGCTTCTTCCTGCAGTGTAATGCAGAGTCAGATTCCAC GTCATGGTCTTGCCACGCACAGGCCATGCTAAAGATCATTAACCACAAAGACGACGAGAAGTCATTCAGCCGCAGGATCAGTCACCTGTTCTTCCACAAAGAGAACGATTGGGGTTTCTCCAACTTTATGTCCTGGAGT GATGTGACCGATCCAGAGAGGGGCTTCATCGACGACGACAAAGTTACATTCGAAGTCTACGTCCAGGCGGATGCCCCACACGGAGTGGC CTGGGattcaaagaaacacacaggctATGTTGGACTTAAGAACCAAGGAGCGACCTGCTACATGAACAGCCTGCTACAGACACTCTTCTTCACCAACCAGCTACGACGG GCGGTCTACATGATGCCCACAGAAGGAGATGACTCCTCTAAGAGCGTCCCCCTGGCACTGCAGAGGGTTTTCTACGAGCTGCAACACAGCGACAAACCGGTTGGCACCAAGAAGCTCACGAAGTCCTTTGG GTGGGAAACACTAGATAGCTTCATGCAACATGATGTGCAGGAGCTGTGCAGAGTG CTCCTGGACAACGTAGAGAACAAAATGAAAGGCACTTGTGTTGAGGGAACAATCCCAAAGCTCTTCAGAGGAAAGATGGTG TCATATATCCAGTGTAAGCATGTGGACTACAGGTCTGAGCGGATAGAGGACTACTATGACATCCAGCTTAGcataaaaggaaagaagaacA TCTTTGAGTCATTCAAAGATTATGTGGCAACCGAGCAGTTAGATGGAGACAACAAATATGACGCAGGAGAACACGGGCTGCAG GAAGCAGAAAAGGGAGTGAAGTTCCTCACCTTCCCTCCGATCCTCCATCTGCAGCTGATGAGGTTCATGTACGACCCACAGACCGACCAAAACATCAAGATCAATGACag ATTTGAGTTTCCAGACCAGTTACCTCTGGACGAGTTCCTCCAGAAGCCAGACTCAAAGGACCCAGCCAACTACATCCTCCACGCTGTGCTAGTCCACAGCGGGGACAACCATGGCGGTCACTACGTCGTCTATCTTAACCCCAAAGGAGACGGCAAA TGGTGCAAGTTTGATGATGACGTAGTGTCACGATGCACCAAGGAGGAGGCCATAGAACACAACTACGGCGGACACGACGATGACCTCTCCGTCCGCCACTGCACCAACGCGTACATGTTGGTCTACATCCGTGAGTCCAAGCTCA GCGAGGTGCTCCAGCCGATGACCGACGTGGACATCCCCCAGCAACTGGTGGAGCGtctgcaggaggagaagagggtgGAGGCACAGAAGAGGAAGGAACGCCAAGAGGCTCACCTCTACATGCAGGTCCAG ATGGTGACCGAGGACCAGTTTTGCGGTCATCAGGGCAACGACATGTACGACGAGGAGAAAGTGAAGTACACGGTCTTCAAGGTCCTGAAGAGCTCCACGCTGCAAGAGTTTGTCCAGAACCTCTCCCAGACCATG GGTTTTCCACAGGACCAGATGAGGCTCTGGCCCATGCAGGCCCGTAGCAACGGAACCAAGCGACCTGCCATGCTCGACTACGAGGCCGATTGCAACAAGTCG atgaTCGACTTGAGTGACAATGAGAACCCCTGGACAATATTTTTGGAGACTGTAGATCCAGAGATGGCAGCCAGTGGGGCCACGTTACCCAAGTTTGATAAAGACC ATGATGTCATGTTGTTCTTGAAGATGTATGACCCCAAAACCAGAAGCTTAAATTATTGTGGACATATCTACACACCTATATCCTGCAAAATAA GAGACCTGCTGCCAGTCATGTGTGAGAGAGCAGGATTTCAGCAGGAAACTAGCCTTATCCTCTATGAG GAAGTAAAGCCCAATCTAACAGAGCGGATACAGGACTATGATGTCTCTCTGGACAAGGCCCTGGACGAGCTCATGGACGGGGACATCATTGTCTTCCAGAA GGACGACCCAGAGAACGACAGCAGCGAGCTGCCTACGGCCAAGGACTACTTCCGGGATCTCTACCACCGGGTGGACGTCATTTTCTGCGACAAGACCATCCACAACGACCCCGGCTTTGTGGTCACACTGTCGAACCGCATGAACTATTTTCAG gTGGCTAAGACTGTAGCGCAGAGGTTGAACACAGATCCCATGCTACTGCAGTTCTTCAAGTCACAGGG GTACAGGGACGGTCCAGGGAATCCTCTCAGACACAACTATGAGGGAACGCTGCGGGACCTGCTGCAATTCTTCAAGCCTCGGCAGCCCAAGAAACTCTACTACCAGCAG TTAAAGATGAAGATAACAGACTTTGAGAACAGGAGGAGTTTTAAATCCATATGGCTCAACAGCCAGTTCAGAGAGGAG GAGATTACTCTTTACCCTGACAAGCACGGCTGTGTGCGGGACCTTTTGGAAGAATGTAAAAAGGCTGTGGAGCTGTCTGAAAATGGCTCTGAGAAGCTCAG GCTGTTAGAGATAGTAAGCTATAAAATCATCGGAGTTCACCAGGAGGACGAGCTGCTAGAATGTTTATCTCCTGCTGCCAGCCGCACCTTCAGAATAGAG GAGATTCCTTTGGACCAGGTGGACTTGGATAAGGACACTGAAATGCTAATCCCTGTTGCTCACTTCCATAAGGAGGTCTTTGGCACCTTTGGGATTCCCTTCTTGCTCAAGATCagacag GGTGAGTCGTTTCGGGAGGTGATGAGGAGGATCCAGACCATGCTGGACATCCAGGAGAAAGAGTTTGAGAAG ttcaAGTTTGCAATTGTGATGATGGGTCGGCATCAGTACATCAATGAGGATGAGTACGAGGTCAACCTGAAGGACTTTGAACCACAGCCAG GTAACATGTCCCACCCGCGCCCCTGGCTAGGGTTGGATCATTTCAACAAAGCTCCAAAGAGAGGTCGCTACACCTACCTGGAGAAAGCAATCAAGATCCACAACTAA